In Cupriavidus basilensis, the following proteins share a genomic window:
- a CDS encoding dipeptidase, whose protein sequence is MKRSTLLASLALLTLAMGQPAVADTLKKPGLDALAAAAQASPPTDFNAFLSAAAKADPSLAGSVAAYQKHASLHGDDLTNIGRLLGLYNRIHNHQAVIGAIERMVALRTVRDDKIPQHENPAIIAFGNLVEGMAKDFGLTFRNVDNRVFEVTLPGTGKEEFGLLTHADVVPAVADEWVLDDGTRLDPFKVTRVGDFLYGRGTIDDKGSIATVLYAMKTVKESGLKLNRTIRLMIETTEETGGDGMKYYRQHTKLPEYNIVLDSKYPAVVAEKGSGSLKVFFPVQATDGDATAIVGMSGAASANAVPQTASAQLKGGDLNAARARLEAARAAFIEKYAPQGKFAIDITQRADSLEVKVTGSSAHGSRPEEGVNPLPRLTLFLRESGIALADNHYARAAKYLDDLYATGYLGEKMGVAYKDDFMGPLTLSPNLVQEKDGRLEVTTNVRMPRGNTPQALSKAVADKINAWAAANHATVTISHDQGDWMARDPKGAWLSTLLNIFGDTTGLEAKPVPTAGSTTAKLMPNAINFGPAMPGKKYTAHNAKEYKEVVDLDLDMQMFTEMLIRIGDLKTMQ, encoded by the coding sequence ATGAAACGCTCGACCTTGCTCGCCTCGCTAGCCCTGCTCACGCTGGCCATGGGGCAGCCCGCCGTCGCGGACACGCTGAAGAAGCCCGGCCTCGACGCGCTAGCCGCCGCCGCGCAGGCCAGCCCGCCAACTGATTTCAACGCGTTCCTGAGTGCGGCAGCCAAGGCCGATCCCTCGCTGGCAGGCAGTGTCGCCGCCTATCAAAAGCACGCCTCGCTGCACGGCGACGACCTGACCAATATCGGGCGCTTGCTGGGCCTCTATAACCGCATTCACAACCACCAGGCGGTGATCGGCGCCATCGAGCGCATGGTGGCTTTGCGCACCGTGCGCGACGACAAGATCCCGCAGCACGAGAACCCCGCCATCATCGCCTTCGGCAACCTGGTGGAGGGCATGGCCAAGGACTTCGGCCTGACTTTCCGCAACGTGGACAATCGCGTGTTCGAAGTCACGCTGCCGGGCACGGGCAAGGAAGAATTCGGCTTGCTCACCCACGCCGACGTGGTCCCTGCCGTGGCGGATGAATGGGTGCTGGACGACGGCACCAGGCTCGATCCGTTCAAGGTCACGCGCGTGGGCGATTTTCTGTACGGCCGCGGCACCATCGACGACAAAGGCTCGATTGCCACCGTGCTGTACGCGATGAAAACCGTGAAGGAAAGCGGGCTGAAGCTCAACCGCACCATCCGGCTGATGATCGAGACCACCGAGGAAACGGGCGGCGACGGCATGAAGTACTACCGGCAGCACACCAAGCTGCCCGAGTACAACATCGTGCTCGACAGCAAATACCCCGCCGTGGTGGCCGAGAAAGGCTCCGGCAGCCTGAAGGTGTTCTTCCCCGTGCAGGCCACCGACGGCGACGCCACCGCCATCGTCGGCATGAGCGGCGCGGCCTCGGCCAACGCCGTGCCGCAGACCGCGAGCGCGCAACTCAAGGGCGGCGACCTGAACGCGGCCCGCGCCCGGCTTGAAGCCGCACGCGCCGCCTTTATCGAGAAGTACGCGCCGCAGGGCAAGTTCGCCATCGATATCACCCAGCGCGCCGACAGCCTGGAGGTCAAGGTCACCGGCAGTTCGGCCCACGGCTCCCGGCCCGAGGAAGGCGTGAATCCCCTGCCGCGCCTGACGCTGTTCCTGCGCGAATCCGGCATCGCGCTGGCCGACAACCACTACGCCCGCGCAGCAAAGTACCTCGACGACCTGTATGCCACCGGCTACCTCGGCGAGAAGATGGGCGTGGCCTACAAGGACGACTTCATGGGCCCGCTCACCCTGTCGCCCAACCTCGTCCAGGAAAAAGATGGCCGGCTGGAAGTCACCACCAACGTGCGCATGCCGCGCGGCAACACGCCGCAAGCACTGTCCAAGGCCGTGGCCGACAAGATCAACGCCTGGGCTGCCGCCAACCACGCAACGGTGACCATCAGCCACGACCAGGGCGACTGGATGGCACGCGACCCCAAAGGCGCGTGGCTGTCCACGCTGCTCAACATCTTCGGCGACACCACGGGACTCGAAGCCAAGCCCGTGCCCACCGCCGGCAGCACCACCGCCAAGCTGATGCCGAATGCCATCAACTTCGGCCCCGCCATGCCGGGCAAGAAGTACACCGCGCACAACGCCAAGGAGTACAAGGAAGTCGTCGACCTGGACCTGGACATGCAGATGTTCACGGAAATGCTGATCCGCATCGGGGACCTGAAGACGATGCAGTGA
- a CDS encoding alpha/beta fold hydrolase, with the protein MARTGRIPQELPGVGKLRCRAAIENLWGGLVVRPGAGKRVVLAIEGRVPRWPGAALLLEGWRVPRTGANFCRVIASPLDAASHKNRRSVSLGRSCPGARGRDLADELQPGHASGSGWRTCGAALFARQSDATLTRRDHWGTLASVEVPALWIWGAADTFVPAEVGGRIAGVLPDARYEVLPGCGHFPSMERPEASTAIAREWLLDRFRGRN; encoded by the coding sequence ATGGCACGAACCGGGCGCATCCCGCAGGAACTGCCTGGTGTCGGCAAGCTGCGCTGCCGGGCTGCTATCGAGAACCTTTGGGGCGGCCTGGTCGTGCGGCCTGGTGCTGGCAAGCGAGTCGTGCTTGCCATCGAAGGCCGCGTGCCACGCTGGCCCGGGGCCGCGCTCTTGCTGGAGGGGTGGCGTGTACCACGAACCGGCGCCAATTTTTGCAGAGTTATCGCTTCGCCACTTGACGCTGCGTCTCACAAAAACCGACGTTCTGTCTCACTCGGACGTTCCTGTCCCGGAGCGCGTGGCAGGGATTTGGCCGATGAACTGCAACCCGGACATGCATCCGGATCCGGCTGGCGTACTTGCGGGGCGGCGCTGTTCGCCCGCCAGTCGGACGCCACCCTGACACGACGGGATCATTGGGGCACGCTTGCGTCGGTAGAGGTCCCGGCGCTATGGATCTGGGGGGCGGCGGATACGTTCGTGCCGGCCGAAGTCGGCGGGCGAATCGCCGGTGTCTTGCCTGACGCCCGGTATGAAGTGCTTCCCGGTTGCGGGCACTTCCCGTCCATGGAGCGTCCCGAGGCGAGCACGGCGATCGCTCGGGAATGGCTATTGGACAGGTTTCGCGGCCGCAATTAA